Proteins from one Besnoitia besnoiti strain Bb-Ger1 chromosome XIII, whole genome shotgun sequence genomic window:
- a CDS encoding hypothetical protein (encoded by transcript BESB_030140), with protein sequence MTHLVSASTSRPSCSFPSPAAAPSHLPSSTGAAQSAAPSKLGRAIPVSTLSPPGAAPPSEPMCASPSAVDSPAEPRLPPSRALASSSSTAGPLPAAAPGDSAGLQAGSSLAAGAEAPSLAAPSAPASPASKGKKTSREEFSPAAGCSLADGFALAAKRTRRADAVSPTDLAPENTDSWLGEGTSPQKPQRTGEASAGPPHSGASDAGKASDDMGEGSGFGDERGDRGGARLQNGAKSAKTCREPVAAVAKSDDGWGGGAKQEAAGDGVASEATPHPGVRSAGAVGSPTEGESRNGVCGQKPGEEERQGSGREARAESTHPADFCSLCGQPRAEDGRGRAGVKQEPEALNGVSKKADRPAASGGGVAADGDEDDDTWVCETCLRCAEEEAKTEEESLWHKADPNGIPRPEPAGSASPNIEDKGSPEASSAPGSSPATPPTAPSVSSAASASQGAAARSSASAPRSAGGKGGDHETVVASSSGGGKRREAGAGGGGGAGSGAGSASCSGGRGDRSGGGSVPAGARACAAAGAANPAKCIDEGTTRSTTVHVGPNHQVPALPAFFLDSSCWPRPPADTVLDPSLTARLVYSPSALERIKLRREQEGRQDRSISCDADMTAFVKACSQNWKTRPGWQPFSPEFAYKILHYAGYDPVRALHIMNDPQFSFRDVCDPPLRKYDNKWKPKDRRGLIAATPYPPPISARGSLARRHHRDVSGYSLR encoded by the coding sequence ATGACTCACTTGGTCTCAGCTTCCACGTCTCGCCCCTCTTGTTCGTTTCCCTctcccgcagctgcgccttcgcaccTCCCCAGCTCAACAGGGGCGGCGcagtctgctgcgccttcgaaGTTAGGTCGCGCGATCCCCGTGTCTACTCTCTCTCccccaggcgctgcgccccCGTCAGAGCCCATGTGTGCTTCGCCGTCAGCTGTCGACTCTCCTGCTGAACCTAGACTTCCACCTTCCCGCGCGCTCGCATCCTCGTCGTCCACGGCGGGGCCCctgccggccgccgccccaggAGACAGTGCAGGCCTGCAAGCAGGTTCCTCGCtagctgccggcgcggaggcgccctcCCTTGCGGCACCTTCGGCGCCCGCTTCGCCTGCAAGCaaggggaagaagacctCTCGCGAAGAATTCAGCCCGGCCGCTGGCTGCTCCCTCGCAGACGGGTTTgccctcgccgcgaagcggACCCGGCGGGCAGACGCCGTCTCCCCAACCGACCTCGCGCCAGAGAACACCGACAGCTGGCTGGGCGAGGGGACTTCGCCccagaagccgcagaggacTGGCGAGGCATCCGCGGGACCGCCTCATtcgggcgcgagcgacgcaggaaaGGCAAGCGACGACAtgggcgagggcagcggcttTGGCGAtgagcgcggcgaccgcggcggcgcgaggcttcAGAACGGCGCAAAGAGTGCCAAGACGTGCAGAGAGCCTGTCGCCGCCGTAGCAAAGTCTGACGAcggctggggggggggggcgaagcAGGAAGCGGCCGGGGATggcgtcgccagcgaagcgacgccgcacCCCGGGGTCCGCAGTGCGGGCGCAGTCGGGAGCCCCACAGAGGGCGAGAGCCGGAACGGAGTGTGCGGCCAGAAgccaggcgaggaggagcggcaAGGCTCAggaagagaggcgcgtgcCGAGTCGACGCACCCTGCAGATTTTTGCAGTTTGTGTGgacagcctcgcgcggaggacggtcgagggcgcgccggcgtcaaGCAGGAGCCCGAGGCGCTGAACGGCGTGAGCAAGAAGGCGGACCGCCCAGCCGCTAGCGGGGGAGGtgtggcggcggacggcgatgaagacgacgacacGTGGGTGTGTGAGacctgtctccgctgcgcagaagaggaggcgaagaccgaagaagagagcctCTGGCACAAGGCAGATCCGAACGGAATTCCGCGGCCCGAACCCGccggctccgcctcgcccaaCATCGAGGACAAAGGGTCGCCAGAAGCGAGCAGTGCGCCGGGCAGCAGCCCTGCGACGCCTCCCACGGCGCCTTCGGTgtcttcggcggcgtctgcgtcgcagggtgcggcggctcgcagctctgcgtctgcgccgcgctctgcaGGGGGGAAGGGAGGCGACCATGAGACAGTGGTCGCCTCGAGCAGTGGCGGCGGcaagcgcagagaggcaggggcaggaggggggggcggggcgggcaGTGGAGCGGGGAGCGCGtcgtgcagcggcggccgcggagaccgcagCGGGGGAGGCAGTGTGCCAGccggggcgcgcgcgtgtgcagccgcAGGGGCAGCGAACCCCGCGAAGTGCATCGACGAGGGCACGACGCGAAGCACAACTGTTCACGTGGGTCCGAACCATCAAGTCCCCGCGCTTCCAGCGTTTTTCTTggacagcagctgctggccgcgaccgccggcgGACACAGTCCTGGACCCGAGTCTGACTGCGCGACTCGTCtactcgccttccgcgctggAGCGCATCAAGCTGCGGCGGGAACAAGAAGGCCGCCAGGACCGCTCCATCAGCTGCGACGCCGACATGACGGCCTTCGTGAAGGCCTGTTCGCAGAACTGGAAGACGCGCCCCGGCTGGCAGCCCTTCAGCCCCGAGTTTGCGTACAAGATCCTCCACTACGCGGGCTACGACCCCGTCCGCGCCCTGCACATCATGAACGACCCCCAGTTCAGCTTCCGAGACGTCTGTgacccgccgctgcggaaaTATGACAACAAATGGAAGCCAAAAGACCGCAGGGGGCTCATCGCCGCCACGCCCTACCCCCCGCCGATCTCTGCGCGAGGGTCGCTGGCCAGGAGGCACCATCGGGACGTCTCTGGATACTCGCTGCGCTGA